One genomic region from Ralstonia pickettii DTP0602 encodes:
- a CDS encoding 3-oxoadipate CoA-transferase subunit A (K01031: pcaI; 3-oxoadipate CoA-transferase, alpha subunit [EC:2.8.3.6]) produces MRRALRPAPVAWRIFRPGTQVINKLYDTVEAAVAGIHDGATILIGGFGLAGMPAELIDALIEQGARDLTIVNNNAGNGDTGLAALLKAKRVRKIVCSFPRQSDSYVFDSLYHAGEIELELVPQGNLAERIRAAGAGIGGFFTRTAYGTPLAEGKETRIIDGQGYVFETPIHADFALIKADTADRWGNLTYRKTARNFGPIMAMAAKCAIVQVSRVVELGEMDPEHIVTPGLFVKRVVKVA; encoded by the coding sequence ATGCGCCGCGCCTTGCGGCCCGCTCCGGTGGCCTGGCGGATCTTCCGACCTGGAACGCAAGTGATCAACAAGCTATACGACACGGTGGAAGCGGCAGTAGCCGGCATCCACGACGGCGCCACCATCCTGATCGGCGGCTTCGGTCTCGCAGGCATGCCCGCGGAACTGATCGACGCGCTGATCGAGCAAGGCGCGCGCGACCTGACCATCGTCAACAACAATGCCGGCAACGGCGACACCGGGCTGGCGGCGCTGCTCAAGGCCAAGCGCGTACGCAAGATCGTGTGCTCGTTCCCGCGCCAGTCGGATTCGTACGTGTTCGACTCGCTCTACCATGCAGGCGAGATCGAGCTGGAACTGGTGCCGCAGGGCAACCTGGCCGAGCGCATCCGCGCAGCCGGCGCGGGCATCGGCGGCTTCTTCACCCGCACCGCCTATGGCACGCCGCTGGCAGAAGGCAAGGAAACGCGCATCATCGACGGCCAGGGCTACGTGTTCGAGACCCCGATCCATGCTGACTTCGCGCTGATCAAGGCCGACACCGCCGACCGCTGGGGCAACCTCACCTATCGCAAGACCGCGCGCAACTTCGGCCCGATCATGGCGATGGCCGCCAAATGCGCCATCGTGCAGGTCAGCCGCGTGGTCGAGCTGGGCGAGATGGACCCCGAACACATCGTGACGCCGGGCCTTTTCGTCAAGCGCGTCGTCAAGGTCGCGTGA
- a CDS encoding 3-oxoadipate CoA-transferase subunit B (K01032: pcaJ; 3-oxoadipate CoA-transferase, beta subunit [EC:2.8.3.6]) — protein sequence MQRLTRDQMAARVAKDIPEGAVVNLGIGLPTLVGNHLPADKEILLHSENGLLGMGPAPAPGEEDGDLINAGKQPVTIKAGGSYFHHADSFAMMRGGHLDFCVLGAFQVSEKGDLANWHTGAPGAIPAVGGAMDLAIGAKQVFVMMEHHTKQGESKVVPQCTYPLTGIGCVTRIYTDLATIDVTADGLVARDLVEGLSFEELQRLTGVPLKQAA from the coding sequence ATGCAACGCCTGACCCGCGATCAGATGGCCGCCCGCGTGGCCAAAGACATTCCCGAAGGTGCCGTGGTCAATCTCGGCATCGGCCTGCCGACGCTCGTCGGCAACCACCTGCCCGCAGACAAGGAAATCCTGCTGCACAGCGAGAACGGCCTGCTCGGCATGGGCCCCGCGCCCGCACCGGGCGAGGAAGACGGCGACCTGATCAACGCCGGCAAGCAGCCGGTGACGATCAAGGCGGGCGGCTCCTACTTTCACCACGCCGATTCGTTCGCGATGATGCGTGGCGGCCACCTCGACTTCTGCGTGCTGGGCGCGTTCCAGGTGTCGGAGAAGGGCGACCTCGCCAACTGGCATACCGGCGCACCCGGCGCGATCCCCGCCGTGGGCGGCGCGATGGACCTGGCGATCGGCGCCAAGCAGGTGTTCGTGATGATGGAGCACCACACCAAGCAGGGCGAGAGCAAGGTCGTGCCGCAGTGCACCTATCCGCTCACCGGCATCGGCTGCGTGACCCGCATCTATACGGATCTTGCTACGATCGACGTGACCGCCGACGGGCTGGTCGCACGCGACCTTGTCGAAGGGCTGAGCTTTGAAGAGCTGCAGCGCCTGACCGGCGTTCCGCTGAAGCAGGCCGCATAA
- a CDS encoding acetyl-CoA acetyltransferase (catalyzes the thiolytic cleavage of beta-ketoadipyl-CoA to succinate and acetyl-CoA~K00632: E2.3.1.16, fadA; acetyl-CoA acyltransferase [EC:2.3.1.16]) has translation MTEAFICDAIRTPIGRYGGSLSAVRPDDLGAVPLKALMARNPNLDWSAIEDVIYGNANQAGEDNRNVARMSLLLAGLPQSVPGATINRLCGSGMDATGTAARAIKSGEAQLMIAGGVESMSRAPFVMGKATSAFSRDAQIFDTTIGWRFINPAMRAAYGVDSMPETAENVATDYKISREDQDLMALRSQEKASRAQADGTLAQEITPVTIAQKKGDPIVVERDEHPRATSMEALAKLRGVVRADGTVTAGNASGVNDGACALLLASEAGIKQHGLTPRARIVGMATAGVAPRVMGIGPAPASQKLLKQLGMTMDQIDVIELNEAFAAQGLAVLRELGVADDDKRVNPNGGAIALGHPLGMSGARLVTTAMYQLHRTGGRFALCTMCIGVGQGIAMVIERV, from the coding sequence ATGACCGAAGCCTTTATCTGCGACGCCATCCGCACCCCCATCGGCCGCTACGGCGGCAGCCTGTCCGCGGTGCGCCCGGACGATCTCGGCGCGGTGCCGCTGAAGGCGCTGATGGCCCGCAACCCGAACCTGGACTGGTCGGCCATTGAAGACGTGATCTATGGCAACGCCAACCAGGCCGGCGAAGACAACCGCAACGTGGCGCGCATGTCGCTGCTGCTGGCCGGCCTGCCGCAAAGCGTGCCGGGCGCCACCATCAACCGCCTGTGCGGTTCGGGCATGGACGCCACCGGCACCGCCGCGCGCGCCATCAAGTCGGGCGAGGCGCAGCTGATGATCGCCGGCGGCGTGGAAAGCATGAGCCGCGCTCCGTTCGTGATGGGCAAGGCCACCAGCGCCTTCTCGCGCGATGCGCAGATCTTCGACACCACCATCGGCTGGCGCTTTATCAACCCGGCCATGCGTGCTGCCTACGGCGTGGACTCGATGCCCGAGACCGCCGAGAACGTCGCCACCGACTACAAGATCAGCCGCGAAGATCAGGACCTGATGGCGCTGCGCAGCCAGGAAAAGGCGTCGCGCGCGCAGGCCGACGGCACCCTGGCCCAGGAAATCACCCCGGTCACCATCGCCCAGAAGAAGGGCGACCCGATCGTGGTCGAGCGCGACGAGCACCCGCGCGCCACCAGCATGGAAGCGCTGGCCAAGCTGCGCGGCGTGGTCCGTGCTGACGGCACCGTGACCGCTGGCAATGCCTCGGGCGTGAACGACGGCGCCTGCGCGCTGCTGCTGGCCAGTGAAGCCGGCATCAAGCAACACGGCCTGACCCCGCGCGCACGCATCGTCGGCATGGCAACCGCCGGCGTGGCGCCGCGCGTGATGGGCATCGGCCCGGCACCGGCGTCGCAAAAGCTGCTCAAGCAGCTCGGCATGACCATGGACCAGATCGACGTGATCGAACTGAACGAAGCGTTCGCCGCGCAAGGCCTGGCGGTGCTGCGTGAACTGGGCGTGGCCGACGACGACAAGCGCGTCAACCCGAACGGCGGCGCGATCGCGCTGGGCCACCCGCTGGGCATGAGCGGCGCGCGCCTGGTCACGACTGCGATGTACCAGCTGCACCGCACCGGCGGCCGCTTTGCGCTGTGCACGATGTGCATCGGCGTGGGCCAGGGTATCGCGATGGTGATCGAGCGCGTCTGA
- a CDS encoding 3-ketoacyl-ACP reductase (member of a large family of NAD or NADP-dependent oxidoreductases; paralogs occur in many bacteria~K00540: E1.-.-.- [EC:1.-.-.-]) — protein sequence MSLPVATLVTGASSGIGRAICEMLLADGVTQVVNVDYAEPAWSHPNMTFFQADLTDADATRAVAEQVTSRFAVTRLVNNAGATRPGTAATATVADLDYVTGLHLQAPLLLTQACLPAMRAAGFGRIVNMASRAALGKPERVVYSATKAGLIGMTRTLAMELGGDGVTVNAVAPGPIATELFRKSNPEGAEQTKRILASITVKRMGTPEDVARAALFFLSPDNGFVTGQVLYVCGGTTLGVAPV from the coding sequence ATGTCCCTTCCCGTAGCCACGCTCGTGACCGGCGCAAGTTCCGGTATCGGCCGCGCCATCTGTGAAATGCTGCTGGCCGATGGCGTGACCCAGGTGGTCAATGTCGACTATGCCGAACCGGCCTGGTCGCACCCGAACATGACCTTCTTCCAGGCCGACCTGACCGACGCCGACGCGACCCGCGCCGTGGCGGAACAGGTGACCTCGCGCTTTGCGGTCACGCGCCTGGTGAACAATGCCGGCGCCACCCGGCCCGGCACCGCCGCCACCGCCACCGTCGCCGACCTGGACTACGTGACCGGCCTGCACCTGCAGGCCCCGCTGCTGCTCACGCAAGCCTGCCTGCCCGCGATGCGCGCCGCCGGCTTCGGCCGCATCGTCAACATGGCCTCGCGCGCCGCGCTGGGCAAGCCCGAACGCGTGGTGTACTCGGCCACCAAGGCCGGCCTGATCGGCATGACCCGCACGCTCGCGATGGAACTGGGCGGCGACGGCGTGACCGTCAACGCCGTCGCCCCGGGCCCGATCGCCACCGAACTGTTCCGCAAGAGCAACCCGGAAGGCGCCGAACAGACCAAACGCATCCTCGCCAGCATCACCGTCAAGCGCATGGGCACCCCGGAAGACGTCGCGCGCGCCGCGCTGTTCTTCCTGTCACCCGACAACGGCTTTGTCACCGGCCAGGTGCTGTACGTTTGCGGCGGCACCACGCTGGGTGTTGCGCCGGTGTAA
- a CDS encoding MFS transporter, translating into MRLDSQTSTTRRRLLAAGVVLATTIIGFAGAAHAQGGYPTKPITMIVPFSAGGTTDILARIVGLQLGKALGQPVVIDNRPGAGGNIGASLAAKAPGDGYTLFMGTIGTHAINQSLYSKLPYDPVKDFAPITRVAMVPNLVVVNPKVPVNNVKELIAYVKANPDKLSYGSSGSGSSMHLSGELFNSMTGLHIQHIPYKGSAPAVNDLLGNQIGLMFDNMPSSYPHVKAGKLRAIAVTSAKRSPALPNVPTVAESGVTGYEATSWFALYATAGTPQPIIDRLNAEVVKILAMPEVKKQMADQGAEPNPEKPAQLAAFMKSETAKWSKVVKASGATVD; encoded by the coding sequence ATGAGACTCGATTCCCAGACCTCCACCACCCGCCGCCGCCTGCTCGCCGCAGGCGTGGTGCTGGCCACCACCATCATCGGCTTTGCCGGCGCTGCCCACGCACAGGGCGGCTACCCGACCAAGCCGATCACCATGATCGTGCCGTTCTCGGCCGGTGGCACCACCGACATCCTGGCCCGCATCGTCGGCCTGCAGCTGGGCAAGGCGCTCGGCCAGCCGGTCGTGATCGACAACCGTCCGGGCGCGGGCGGCAATATCGGCGCCTCGCTGGCAGCCAAGGCGCCTGGCGACGGCTACACGCTGTTCATGGGCACCATCGGCACGCACGCGATCAACCAGTCGCTGTACTCCAAGCTGCCGTACGACCCGGTCAAGGACTTCGCGCCGATCACCCGCGTGGCGATGGTGCCGAACCTGGTGGTCGTGAACCCCAAGGTGCCGGTCAACAACGTCAAGGAACTGATCGCCTACGTCAAGGCCAACCCGGACAAGCTGTCGTACGGCTCGTCGGGCAGCGGCTCGTCGATGCACCTGTCGGGCGAGCTGTTCAACTCGATGACCGGCCTGCATATCCAGCACATCCCGTACAAGGGCAGCGCGCCTGCCGTGAATGACCTGCTGGGCAACCAGATCGGCCTGATGTTCGACAACATGCCGTCGTCGTACCCGCACGTGAAGGCGGGCAAGCTGCGCGCCATCGCCGTGACCTCGGCCAAGCGCTCGCCGGCGCTGCCGAACGTGCCGACCGTGGCCGAGTCCGGCGTGACCGGCTATGAAGCCACCTCGTGGTTCGCGCTGTACGCCACCGCCGGCACGCCGCAACCGATCATCGACCGCCTCAACGCCGAAGTGGTGAAGATCCTCGCCATGCCGGAAGTGAAGAAGCAGATGGCCGACCAGGGTGCCGAGCCCAACCCCGAAAAGCCGGCGCAGCTGGCTGCGTTCATGAAGTCGGAAACGGCCAAGTGGTCGAAGGTGGTGAAGGCTTCGGGCGCTACGGTGGACTGA
- a CDS encoding LysR family transcriptional regulator (K13794: tcuR; LysR family transcriptional regulator, regulatory protein for tcuABC), which translates to MELRQLRYFVSVIEHGSMGKAALELGVVTSALSQQISRLESELSTRLLQRTSTGVVATDAGLAFWRQAQLALRHIDDAALAARQARLSGHVSVGLPPSTAAVLALPFMQAMRERYPDVRLRMVESLSGYLGTMLGARQIDLAVLFSEESAQRRTVLPLLDERLFVIGASGLAGMPRGNRTSVAALGKLPLILPSGSHGLRALVSACFQHAGREPRVVAEIDGLAILMDAVQGGLGATIQPGAALARSQGAPYRSVLLTDPDATRPNLLVSLSDDELSPAALAARVVLADVAATLVRDGRWPGATLRPR; encoded by the coding sequence ATGGAACTGAGGCAACTGCGCTACTTCGTCAGCGTCATCGAGCACGGCAGCATGGGCAAGGCCGCGCTGGAGCTGGGCGTGGTCACGTCGGCGCTGAGCCAGCAGATCAGCCGGCTGGAGAGCGAGCTGTCCACGCGGCTGCTGCAGCGCACCTCCACCGGCGTGGTCGCCACCGACGCCGGGCTGGCCTTCTGGCGCCAGGCCCAGCTGGCGCTGCGCCATATCGACGACGCCGCACTCGCCGCGCGCCAGGCGCGCCTGTCCGGCCACGTCAGCGTGGGCCTGCCGCCAAGCACCGCAGCGGTGCTGGCGCTGCCGTTCATGCAGGCCATGCGCGAGCGCTATCCCGATGTGCGCCTGCGCATGGTCGAAAGCCTGTCGGGCTACCTCGGCACCATGCTGGGCGCTCGCCAGATCGACCTGGCGGTGCTGTTCAGCGAGGAATCGGCGCAGCGCCGGACCGTACTGCCGCTGCTGGATGAAAGGCTGTTCGTGATCGGCGCCAGCGGGCTGGCCGGCATGCCGCGCGGCAACCGCACCTCGGTAGCCGCACTCGGCAAGCTGCCGCTGATCCTGCCGAGCGGCTCGCACGGGCTGCGCGCGCTGGTGTCGGCGTGCTTCCAGCACGCCGGGCGCGAGCCCCGCGTGGTCGCGGAGATCGACGGCCTGGCAATCCTGATGGACGCGGTGCAGGGCGGCCTGGGCGCCACCATCCAGCCCGGCGCCGCGCTGGCGCGCAGCCAGGGCGCGCCCTACCGCAGCGTGCTGCTCACCGATCCCGACGCGACCCGGCCGAACCTGCTGGTAAGCCTGTCGGACGATGAACTGTCGCCCGCGGCGCTGGCCGCGCGCGTGGTGCTGGCCGACGTGGCCGCCACGCTCGTGCGCGACGGCCGCTGGCCGGGCGCGACGCTGCGGCCGCGCTAG
- a CDS encoding MFS transporter, translating into MKPVSRIVGALAACITGAAMLATGTAIAADNWPTKPITLVVPFASGGTTDILARTIGQKLGEALHQPVVVDNRPGAGGTIGAANVARAQADGYTFLLATVAHTMAPAIYKSLPYEFTRDLDPVGLVALTPNVLLVNPAIPVKSVPELIAYIKAHPGKVNYGSAGIGSTEHLSGELFRAMTGTDISHVPYKGGAPMMTDLIAGQIQMAIETSPSAAPHVRSGKVKALAVTTAKRSGAYPGVPTLAESGIKGYEVTTWFALMAPRGTPAAVEQRVAAELGKLLKAPDVQKRFDEQGVTAGDLTPAQLAAFIRAETDKWGKVARDSGAKAE; encoded by the coding sequence ATGAAGCCCGTATCGCGCATCGTTGGCGCGCTTGCCGCCTGCATTACCGGCGCCGCCATGCTGGCCACCGGCACCGCCATCGCCGCCGACAACTGGCCCACCAAACCGATCACGCTGGTGGTGCCGTTCGCCAGCGGCGGTACCACCGATATCCTCGCCCGCACCATCGGCCAGAAGCTCGGCGAGGCGCTGCATCAGCCGGTGGTAGTCGACAACCGCCCCGGCGCCGGCGGCACCATCGGCGCGGCCAACGTGGCGCGCGCGCAGGCCGACGGCTACACCTTCCTGCTGGCCACCGTGGCGCACACCATGGCGCCGGCCATCTACAAGAGCCTGCCGTACGAGTTCACGCGCGACCTCGATCCCGTCGGCCTGGTCGCGCTGACCCCCAACGTGCTGCTGGTCAACCCCGCCATCCCGGTAAAGTCGGTGCCCGAACTGATCGCCTATATCAAGGCGCATCCGGGCAAGGTCAACTACGGCTCGGCCGGCATCGGCAGCACCGAGCACCTGTCGGGCGAGCTGTTCCGCGCCATGACCGGCACCGATATCTCCCACGTGCCGTACAAGGGCGGCGCGCCGATGATGACTGACCTGATCGCCGGCCAGATCCAGATGGCGATCGAGACCAGCCCGTCGGCGGCACCGCACGTACGCAGCGGCAAGGTCAAGGCGCTGGCCGTGACCACGGCGAAGCGCTCGGGCGCCTATCCCGGCGTGCCGACGCTGGCCGAGAGCGGCATCAAGGGCTACGAGGTCACCACCTGGTTCGCGCTGATGGCACCGCGCGGCACGCCTGCCGCGGTCGAGCAGCGCGTGGCGGCGGAGTTGGGCAAGCTGCTGAAGGCGCCCGATGTGCAGAAGCGGTTCGACGAGCAGGGCGTGACCGCCGGCGACCTGACGCCGGCGCAGCTTGCCGCCTTTATCCGCGCCGAAACAGACAAGTGGGGCAAGGTGGCGCGGGATTCGGGGGCGAAGGCGGAATAA
- a CDS encoding farnesyl-diphosphate farnesyltransferase (K00801: FDFT1; farnesyl-diphosphate farnesyltransferase [EC:2.5.1.21]) — MRDPSRAFLLGPLLKGVSRSFYLTLRVLPARMRDPVGLAYLLARAADTIADTSLIPPERRLALLLSLRDQVNGATDGGELVRRIAGEVAGQQQQSDERILLESLGPALAVLAQLAPDDREAVRQIVSTLTEGMEFDLRTFPDECAGRLVALREPEELDRYTYLVAGCVGEFWTSMTASHMPGAIGGEPGTMLRRGVRFGKALQMTNVLRDCGKDLRIGRCYLPATMLHRHGLSPQELLLPDASTRARAMMLELVRKTLDHFREAMAYTLAIPPRFIRLRLACLWPVLIGMETLLLLVRNDDWLDPAKASRLQRGKVYRILAYSLPMVLSNSLLRIWFARQMRNIDAVIG; from the coding sequence ATGCGCGACCCCAGCCGGGCGTTCCTCCTCGGTCCGCTGCTCAAAGGCGTCTCGCGTTCGTTCTACCTCACGCTGCGCGTGCTGCCCGCCCGGATGCGCGATCCGGTCGGCCTGGCCTATCTGCTGGCGCGTGCCGCGGACACGATTGCCGATACCTCGCTGATCCCGCCGGAAAGGCGGCTGGCGTTGCTCCTGTCGTTGCGCGACCAGGTCAACGGCGCGACAGACGGCGGCGAGCTGGTCCGGCGCATCGCAGGGGAGGTCGCTGGCCAGCAACAACAGTCGGATGAGCGCATCCTGCTCGAGTCGCTAGGTCCCGCGCTGGCGGTGCTGGCGCAGCTGGCCCCGGACGACCGGGAGGCGGTACGGCAGATCGTGTCGACCCTGACCGAAGGCATGGAATTCGACCTGCGCACGTTCCCCGATGAATGCGCGGGCCGCCTCGTCGCGCTGCGCGAACCGGAAGAGCTTGACCGTTACACCTACCTGGTCGCCGGCTGCGTGGGCGAATTCTGGACCAGCATGACTGCCTCCCACATGCCCGGCGCGATCGGCGGCGAGCCCGGCACCATGCTGCGCCGCGGCGTTCGCTTCGGCAAGGCACTGCAGATGACCAATGTCCTGCGCGACTGCGGCAAGGACCTGCGGATCGGCCGCTGCTACCTGCCGGCCACGATGCTGCATCGGCATGGCCTGAGTCCGCAGGAGCTGCTGCTCCCGGACGCCTCGACGCGCGCGCGGGCCATGATGCTCGAACTCGTGCGCAAGACGCTGGACCACTTTCGCGAGGCCATGGCCTACACGCTTGCCATTCCCCCGCGCTTTATCCGGCTGCGGCTGGCTTGCCTGTGGCCCGTCCTGATCGGCATGGAGACCCTGCTGCTGCTGGTGCGCAACGACGACTGGCTGGACCCGGCAAAGGCGTCCAGGCTGCAGCGCGGCAAGGTGTATCGCATCCTGGCGTATTCGCTGCCAATGGTCCTGTCGAACAGCCTGTTGCGCATCTGGTTTGCGCGCCAGATGCGCAACATCGATGCTGTCATTGGCTGA
- a CDS encoding DeoR family transcriptional regulator: MRSHSDAIEVVIRAGGVDLQGILTLPPGASALVLFAHGTGSSRHSPRNRYVAAELNRCGMGTLLMDLLLPEEDQVQAIRFDVELLAARLAHATNWVAQQQAMPRRFGYFGASVGGAASIRAAYQSPIPIHAIVSRGGRVDLAGPDALAKLLVPTMLIIGGLDASVLERNESAFAQLTCTKKLVIVPGASHLFEEPGALESVARLAAQWFERYLCQASP, translated from the coding sequence ATGCGGAGCCATTCAGATGCCATCGAGGTTGTGATCCGCGCCGGCGGCGTGGACCTGCAAGGCATCCTCACCTTGCCCCCGGGCGCCAGCGCATTGGTATTGTTTGCGCACGGCACGGGGAGTTCCCGGCATAGTCCGCGCAATCGCTACGTGGCCGCCGAACTTAATCGCTGCGGCATGGGAACGCTGCTGATGGACCTGCTCCTGCCGGAGGAAGACCAGGTGCAGGCCATCCGCTTCGACGTCGAGCTCCTCGCTGCACGGCTCGCACACGCGACAAACTGGGTGGCGCAGCAGCAAGCCATGCCACGGCGGTTTGGCTACTTCGGCGCCAGCGTTGGTGGCGCCGCGTCGATCCGTGCCGCGTACCAGTCGCCAATCCCGATACACGCCATCGTTTCGCGCGGGGGCCGGGTCGACCTGGCGGGTCCGGACGCCCTTGCGAAACTGCTTGTGCCCACCATGCTGATCATCGGCGGGCTGGATGCGAGCGTCCTGGAACGCAATGAGTCGGCCTTTGCCCAGCTGACCTGCACGAAGAAACTGGTGATCGTGCCCGGCGCCTCCCATTTGTTCGAGGAGCCCGGCGCACTGGAGTCAGTTGCCCGCCTTGCGGCGCAGTGGTTCGAGAGATATCTCTGCCAAGCCTCGCCCTGA
- a CDS encoding hypothetical protein (K08296: sixA; phosphohistidine phosphatase [EC:3.1.3.-]) translates to MKTLFLVRHAKSSKDDPSLPDRERPLNDRGRHDAPEMGKRLAERKLKPDLLLSSPALRALTTAQLIADELGYARKDIALDDRLYATSAEALLAVVRALDKKLDCVMLFGHNPEFTDFAHRLSDEITDMPTCAVAKFGFDTKAWEDVGDITPSKVSVDSPKQ, encoded by the coding sequence ATGAAGACTTTGTTTCTCGTCCGGCATGCCAAGTCAAGTAAAGATGATCCCTCCTTGCCCGACCGTGAGCGCCCCCTGAATGACCGGGGCCGGCACGACGCCCCGGAAATGGGCAAGCGCCTGGCCGAGCGCAAGCTGAAGCCCGACCTGCTCCTGTCGAGTCCGGCCCTGCGTGCGTTGACGACAGCGCAACTGATCGCCGACGAGCTCGGCTATGCACGCAAGGACATCGCGCTCGATGACCGGCTGTATGCCACCAGCGCGGAGGCGCTGCTGGCCGTCGTTCGTGCGCTCGACAAGAAGCTCGATTGCGTGATGCTGTTCGGTCACAACCCCGAGTTCACTGACTTCGCGCATCGCTTGTCGGACGAAATCACCGACATGCCTACCTGCGCCGTCGCCAAATTCGGTTTCGACACGAAGGCGTGGGAGGATGTCGGGGACATCACCCCATCGAAAGTCTCGGTGGATTCGCCCAAGCAGTAA
- a CDS encoding LysR family transcriptional regulator, with protein sequence MIPPVSTLHGRLKMQHLRLLLAVEERGSLRQAAEALTLTQPAVSKMLQDMEELLGVPLFERHARGLRATRFGLAATRYARLVFADMGGLRDELVALESGKIGRVRVGAVMAPAPGLLADVIRQLNRDHPRLEVAVQVETSDLLVPLLERDQLDIVLGRVPDGWDSSGLEFEQLGDEGLAIVVGLQHPLARRRKLSFEELTGYPWIMQPRPSPMRALIDRSFEDAGVPAPPSTIETAAVLMTTSLLADSELIAVLPESVAAFYGRLGALAVLPLPLPRKLGPYGIVTRRGRPPTASMSLLIDTLRALSK encoded by the coding sequence ATGATCCCACCCGTCAGTACCCTCCACGGCCGCCTGAAGATGCAGCACCTGCGCCTGCTGCTGGCGGTCGAGGAGCGCGGCTCGCTGCGCCAGGCCGCCGAGGCGCTGACGCTGACGCAGCCTGCCGTCAGCAAGATGCTGCAGGACATGGAGGAGCTGCTCGGCGTGCCACTGTTCGAGCGCCACGCGCGCGGGCTGCGGGCGACGCGTTTCGGGCTGGCGGCCACGCGCTACGCGCGGCTGGTATTTGCCGACATGGGCGGGCTGCGCGACGAGCTGGTGGCGCTGGAGTCCGGCAAGATCGGTCGTGTGCGAGTCGGGGCGGTGATGGCGCCTGCGCCGGGACTGCTGGCCGATGTGATCCGCCAGCTCAATCGCGATCATCCGCGGCTGGAAGTGGCGGTACAGGTAGAAACCAGCGACCTGCTGGTGCCGCTGCTGGAGCGCGACCAGCTCGACATCGTGCTGGGCCGCGTGCCGGATGGCTGGGATAGCAGCGGGTTGGAGTTCGAGCAGCTCGGCGACGAGGGCCTGGCCATCGTGGTGGGACTGCAGCATCCGCTGGCGCGGCGCCGCAAGCTGTCGTTCGAGGAACTGACCGGCTACCCGTGGATCATGCAGCCGCGCCCGAGCCCGATGCGCGCGCTGATCGACCGCTCGTTCGAGGATGCGGGCGTGCCGGCGCCGCCGTCGACCATCGAGACCGCGGCGGTGCTGATGACCACCTCGCTGCTGGCCGACAGCGAACTGATTGCGGTGCTGCCGGAATCGGTGGCCGCGTTTTATGGCCGCCTTGGCGCGCTGGCCGTGCTGCCGCTGCCCCTGCCGCGCAAGCTCGGGCCCTACGGCATCGTGACGCGGCGCGGGCGCCCGCCGACCGCATCGATGAGCCTGCTGATCGATACGTTGCGGGCGCTGTCGAAGTAG